The proteins below are encoded in one region of Thioalkalivibrio sp. K90mix:
- a CDS encoding Crp/Fnr family transcriptional regulator encodes MPLTRPIGRMPLDNGLLAALPDSEYESLHPHLNSVLLPLGTSLYEGPSETHYVYFPTEAIIALMCVMEDGKSGEIAVAGREGLVGISLLMGGYTTPTRATVRMAGHAYRIRSTIINEAFSQAGELQRLMLRYTQALFTQIAQTSACNRHHSVEQQLCRWLLLSDDRSPHRELKMTHELIASMLGVRREGVTEAAGRLQKSGLITYHRGRLVILDRPGLENRSCECYGVIASEYARLLGEPAASQY; translated from the coding sequence GTGCCCTTAACCCGACCGATCGGGCGAATGCCCCTCGACAATGGACTGCTCGCGGCCCTGCCGGACAGTGAATACGAATCGCTGCACCCACATCTGAATTCGGTCCTGCTGCCACTGGGCACCAGCCTTTATGAGGGTCCGTCGGAGACCCACTACGTCTACTTTCCCACCGAAGCCATCATCGCCTTGATGTGTGTGATGGAGGATGGGAAATCGGGCGAGATCGCGGTGGCCGGCCGGGAGGGACTGGTTGGAATCTCCCTGTTAATGGGCGGCTACACAACACCGACCCGAGCCACGGTACGCATGGCTGGGCACGCCTATCGAATCCGCAGCACCATCATCAACGAGGCCTTTTCCCAAGCGGGCGAACTGCAACGACTCATGCTGCGCTACACGCAGGCCTTGTTCACGCAAATCGCACAGACCTCCGCCTGCAATCGACACCATTCGGTGGAGCAGCAGCTTTGTCGCTGGCTGTTGTTAAGCGACGACCGCTCGCCACACCGGGAACTTAAAATGACGCACGAACTCATTGCGAGCATGCTGGGGGTGCGGCGAGAAGGAGTCACCGAGGCCGCCGGGAGGTTGCAAAAATCGGGTTTGATCACCTACCACCGGGGCCGCCTGGTCATTCTGGACCGCCCAGGGCTCGAGAATCGCAGCTGCGAGTGCTATGGGGTGATCGCAAGCGAATATGCGCGACTCCTTGGCGAACCGGCGGCGTCCCAGTACTAG
- a CDS encoding IS256 family transposase, translated as MAHDTTENPNGPEDPLTDLLRRGARDLIQQAVEAELRTFMETYAEDRMPDGRRAVVRNGYQPQRRVQTGIGDVPVQVPKTRDRSGGGRHFTSSLLPPYLRRARSVEELLPWLYLKGVSSGDFQEALSALLGEQAQGLSASTLGRLKQQWLTEHAEWRERDLRAYRYSYWWADGIHFNLRGEDDERACVLVIIGVLPDGTKEFVALDDGMRESEQSWYELLVRLRDHQGLANGPKLAIGDGALGFWKALARVYPDTRRQRCWVHKTANVLNRLPKRSQPKAKSALQAIWMAETRADAEQAFDAFLTAYGDKYPKAAETLAKDREDLLAFYDFPAAHWQSIRTTNPIESTFATVRLRTDKTRGCVTRNTVLSLTFKLGQSTQKRWRRLRGYEWLDKLERGVKFIDGIEQTEPTNDEASSITDRSAA; from the coding sequence ATGGCTCACGATACGACAGAGAACCCGAACGGACCAGAGGACCCGTTGACCGATCTGCTGCGCCGCGGGGCGCGGGATCTGATCCAGCAAGCGGTGGAGGCAGAGTTGCGGACGTTCATGGAGACCTACGCGGAGGATCGCATGCCGGACGGTCGCCGGGCGGTCGTACGCAATGGCTATCAGCCCCAGCGCCGGGTTCAGACCGGCATCGGCGATGTACCGGTGCAGGTGCCGAAGACCCGGGATCGGTCCGGCGGTGGCCGGCACTTCACGTCGAGCCTGCTGCCCCCGTATCTGCGCCGGGCGCGCTCGGTCGAGGAGCTGCTGCCCTGGCTCTATCTCAAGGGGGTGTCCTCGGGCGACTTCCAGGAGGCGCTGAGCGCGCTGCTGGGCGAGCAGGCCCAGGGGCTGTCGGCCTCGACACTGGGCCGCCTCAAGCAGCAGTGGCTGACCGAGCACGCCGAATGGCGCGAGCGTGATCTCCGCGCCTACCGCTACAGCTACTGGTGGGCGGACGGTATCCACTTCAACCTGCGCGGGGAGGACGACGAACGCGCCTGTGTGCTGGTCATCATCGGGGTCCTGCCCGACGGGACCAAGGAGTTTGTTGCCCTCGACGACGGGATGCGCGAGTCCGAGCAGAGCTGGTACGAACTGCTGGTGCGCCTGCGGGATCATCAGGGCCTCGCGAACGGCCCGAAGCTCGCCATCGGCGATGGCGCGCTGGGCTTCTGGAAGGCCCTGGCCCGGGTCTACCCGGACACCCGCCGCCAGCGCTGCTGGGTCCACAAGACCGCCAATGTGCTGAACCGGCTGCCCAAGCGCAGTCAGCCCAAGGCCAAGTCCGCCTTGCAGGCGATCTGGATGGCCGAGACCCGCGCCGACGCCGAACAGGCCTTCGACGCCTTCCTGACCGCCTACGGCGACAAGTACCCGAAAGCCGCCGAGACGCTGGCCAAGGACCGGGAAGACCTGCTCGCGTTCTACGACTTCCCAGCCGCGCACTGGCAGTCGATCCGGACCACCAATCCGATCGAATCGACCTTCGCCACCGTGCGGCTGCGCACCGACAAGACCCGGGGCTGCGTGACCCGCAACACCGTCTTGAGCCTGACGTTCAAGCTCGGTCAGAGCACGCAGAAGCGCTGGCGTCGGCTCCGGGGTTACGAATGGCTCGACAAGCTCGAGCGCGGGGTCAAGTTCATCGACGGCATCGAGCAGACCGAACCGACCAACGACGAGGCATCCTCCATCACCGACCGGAGCGCCGCCTGA
- a CDS encoding PRC-barrel domain-containing protein has product MKKRTSLKLAAAMIPVLAFGMSAAMAGEHEMNGNDRNAMEERDAEERHDAPHIDRMPAQGLHASDLMDKKIHSRTDDDEIGEINDLVIDQDGRIIAVVIGTGGVLGMGEKDIAIAWDRIDRSTEGDEVKLYIDMDEDTLKEAPEYERD; this is encoded by the coding sequence ATGAAGAAACGCACCTCACTCAAACTCGCAGCCGCGATGATCCCCGTCCTCGCCTTTGGCATGAGCGCCGCCATGGCGGGCGAACACGAGATGAACGGCAATGACCGCAACGCAATGGAGGAGCGCGATGCCGAAGAACGTCATGATGCCCCTCATATTGACCGTATGCCGGCGCAGGGACTGCATGCCTCCGATCTGATGGACAAGAAAATCCATAGCCGGACCGACGATGATGAGATCGGCGAGATCAACGACCTCGTCATCGACCAGGATGGTCGGATCATCGCCGTCGTAATCGGCACCGGCGGTGTTCTGGGTATGGGCGAGAAGGACATCGCAATCGCCTGGGACCGGATTGACCGCTCCACCGAAGGCGACGAGGTCAAGCTGTACATCGACATGGACGAGGACACCCTGAAAGAAGCGCCCGAGTACGAACGCGACTAG
- a CDS encoding GGDEF domain-containing protein produces the protein MDDQDAGRRVLYQDRPNLPSEHAARVELDQAWWYRIALIAGATLLLVTLLLLHYVRVSRRLRQEAALRQEVEATLRQQQEELVRLASTDALTGVWNRQKFKTEAEHEVARAERYNLPLSLIFLDLDYFKEVNDRYGHATGDAILREMCQRLQACLRESDRLGRWGGEEFLILVPHADSDRAALLAEKLRQAIADTPAAHGQPMSISLGVVSREPGDALEDLVRKADAALYRAKARGRNRVEVHRADGTPDAL, from the coding sequence TTGGATGATCAGGATGCCGGCCGGCGTGTGCTCTACCAGGACAGGCCAAACCTGCCGAGCGAGCACGCGGCACGCGTGGAACTCGATCAGGCATGGTGGTACCGGATTGCACTGATCGCAGGCGCTACCTTGCTTCTGGTGACTCTGCTTCTGCTGCATTACGTGCGCGTAAGCCGCCGTCTGCGGCAGGAGGCCGCCCTGCGCCAGGAGGTTGAGGCAACACTGCGTCAGCAGCAGGAGGAACTGGTGCGTCTGGCCAGTACGGACGCCTTGACGGGGGTGTGGAACCGCCAGAAGTTCAAGACCGAGGCGGAACACGAGGTGGCTCGGGCGGAGCGTTACAATCTGCCACTTTCGTTGATTTTCCTCGATCTGGACTATTTCAAGGAGGTTAACGACCGCTACGGTCATGCGACGGGGGATGCCATCCTGCGGGAGATGTGTCAGCGGCTGCAGGCGTGCCTGCGCGAATCGGACCGTCTCGGCCGGTGGGGCGGCGAGGAGTTCCTGATTCTCGTGCCGCACGCCGACTCGGACCGTGCAGCGTTGCTGGCGGAAAAACTCCGCCAGGCCATTGCGGACACACCGGCGGCCCATGGCCAGCCGATGTCGATCAGCCTGGGGGTGGTGTCACGCGAGCCCGGAGATGCCCTGGAAGATCTTGTGCGCAAGGCGGATGCGGCGCTCTACCGCGCCAAGGCGCGTGGTCGAAATCGTGTTGAGGTCCACCGCGCGGATGGAACGCCAGACGCTTTGTGA
- a CDS encoding CsbD family protein, whose product MNWDIVKGNWKQFKGKVKARWGKLTDDELDTVAGKREELAGRIQERYGVTKDEAEKQLAEFEKKIDRDEH is encoded by the coding sequence ATGAACTGGGATATCGTTAAAGGGAACTGGAAGCAGTTCAAGGGGAAGGTCAAGGCTCGCTGGGGGAAGTTGACGGACGACGAACTCGACACCGTGGCCGGCAAGCGGGAAGAGCTGGCCGGCCGCATTCAGGAACGCTATGGCGTGACGAAGGACGAAGCGGAGAAGCAGCTGGCGGAATTCGAGAAGAAGATCGACCGGGATGAACACTGA